A single window of [Clostridium] hylemonae DSM 15053 DNA harbors:
- a CDS encoding ATP-binding protein — protein MSADNLAELLDALTDMSVYVIEEETHRLLYFNKRCRETGRGRASLGAKCHDVWPEVCGCCPLQGLGERTSNHIVCPDPLLHTTVDVTATRINWDGNIRAVVVTAAPHRMNREEEQGFREIEHMYAQSLVTVFDECIIANLTADHYVNCQRDMLWSDIPEQGCFGVENRSYAEKTVHPDDLETFNAHFSREAMLHAFEHGRKRITKRLRRLSPDGSYRMAEFAAARIGREEDCWCVLVFHDVHEEFLMEQQLNVEISQLATAAKAAYQMLIAVNLTQNTYHMLEYERSQVKRPEDTGCFDDLIKFELDTVHPDYRSEFIGKFRRSALIDTYLGGERIVSMEVPHLGADGVYHWNFTQVVRVESPHTDDLIEITLSRNIDEERRIQEETIEKERRTKQILEEALEKAERTGQAKSDFLSRMSHDIRTPMNAIIGMTELALMNTGNEEKIKEYLKTIAGSGERLLSLVNEVLDVSKIESGTFELAEKEADLCELVDEVAEMFRVTTEKMHQTFVVHVEKEIHARVLADAGRINQILVNVLANASKYTEEGGMLSLSLRELKKEENQVGTYQFTVEDNGIGMKPEYVEHIFEPFSRADDSRISKIAGTGLGMTIVRNLVSMMDGDIQVESEYGKGSKFIITLYLTKCDASALTKPAETHCDSEMFAGLRVLLVEDNELNRQIAGEMLKLLGAQVECAENGEQAVNAVCSHPALYYDVVLMDVRMPVMNGYEAAKKIRACGMERIEELPIIALTADAFAEDVRKASLAGMNGHLSKPVSMEQLKKILSNCTAWRLRNDKASGIGMKTEKRK, from the coding sequence ATGTCTGCCGACAATCTGGCTGAATTACTCGATGCGCTGACTGATATGAGCGTTTATGTTATTGAAGAAGAGACACACAGGCTGCTGTATTTTAATAAGCGCTGCAGAGAGACCGGGCGGGGAAGGGCTTCGCTCGGCGCCAAATGCCATGATGTATGGCCCGAGGTGTGCGGCTGCTGCCCCCTGCAGGGGCTGGGAGAAAGAACGTCCAACCATATCGTATGCCCGGATCCGCTTCTTCATACGACTGTTGATGTGACCGCAACCCGGATCAACTGGGATGGAAACATTCGGGCCGTTGTGGTGACGGCAGCCCCGCACAGAATGAACCGGGAGGAAGAACAGGGATTCAGGGAAATTGAACATATGTACGCACAGAGCCTTGTGACTGTATTTGACGAATGCATCATCGCCAATCTGACGGCGGATCATTACGTTAACTGCCAGAGAGATATGCTTTGGTCAGACATACCGGAACAGGGCTGTTTTGGAGTGGAAAACCGCAGTTATGCCGAGAAGACGGTGCACCCGGATGACCTGGAAACGTTTAACGCACACTTTTCCAGGGAGGCGATGCTTCATGCGTTTGAGCATGGAAGGAAGAGGATCACGAAGCGTCTGCGGCGTCTGTCTCCTGACGGCAGCTACCGTATGGCGGAATTTGCTGCGGCGAGAATCGGCCGTGAGGAGGACTGCTGGTGCGTGCTTGTCTTTCACGATGTCCATGAAGAATTTCTGATGGAGCAGCAGCTCAACGTGGAGATCAGCCAGCTTGCGACAGCGGCAAAAGCGGCGTACCAGATGCTCATCGCCGTCAATCTGACGCAGAATACCTATCACATGCTTGAATATGAGCGGTCTCAGGTTAAGAGGCCGGAGGATACAGGCTGTTTTGACGATCTGATCAAATTTGAACTGGACACGGTTCATCCTGACTACCGCAGTGAATTTATAGGAAAGTTCAGGCGCAGTGCACTCATAGATACGTATCTTGGCGGTGAGCGCATCGTGTCCATGGAAGTGCCTCATCTCGGGGCGGACGGAGTATATCACTGGAACTTCACACAGGTGGTCAGAGTGGAAAGTCCCCATACGGATGATCTGATCGAGATCACGCTTTCCAGAAATATCGATGAGGAACGGCGGATACAGGAAGAGACAATTGAAAAAGAGCGGAGAACAAAGCAGATATTGGAGGAGGCGCTTGAAAAGGCGGAGCGGACCGGCCAGGCCAAGAGTGATTTCCTCTCCAGGATGAGCCACGACATACGCACGCCGATGAATGCCATTATCGGAATGACAGAACTGGCCCTGATGAATACAGGCAATGAGGAGAAGATCAAGGAGTATCTGAAGACGATCGCCGGTTCCGGTGAGCGGCTGCTGTCGCTTGTCAACGAGGTGCTGGATGTGAGCAAGATCGAGAGCGGTACGTTTGAGCTGGCGGAAAAAGAGGCTGACCTCTGTGAACTGGTGGATGAAGTGGCAGAAATGTTCCGAGTGACGACAGAAAAGATGCATCAGACCTTTGTGGTCCATGTTGAAAAAGAGATACATGCAAGGGTGCTTGCAGACGCGGGCAGAATCAACCAGATACTTGTAAATGTACTGGCCAATGCATCCAAATATACGGAAGAGGGAGGGATGCTTTCTCTCTCCCTTCGGGAACTCAAAAAAGAGGAGAACCAGGTCGGCACGTACCAGTTTACGGTCGAAGATAACGGCATCGGTATGAAACCGGAATATGTAGAACATATATTTGAGCCTTTCAGCCGTGCGGATGACAGCCGGATAAGCAAAATCGCAGGCACAGGCCTTGGGATGACGATCGTCAGGAATCTGGTCTCTATGATGGACGGAGATATCCAGGTGGAGAGCGAGTACGGAAAAGGCTCAAAATTCATTATAACTCTGTATCTTACGAAGTGTGATGCGTCCGCGCTGACGAAACCGGCAGAAACGCACTGTGACAGCGAGATGTTTGCCGGACTTCGTGTGCTGCTCGTGGAGGACAATGAGCTGAACAGACAGATCGCCGGGGAGATGCTGAAGCTGCTCGGAGCACAGGTGGAATGCGCGGAAAACGGAGAACAGGCAGTGAACGCGGTATGTTCCCATCCGGCGCTCTATTATGACGTTGTCCTGATGGATGTGCGGATGCCGGTCATGAACGGGTATGAGGCCGCGAAAAAGATACGTGCTTGCGGAATGGAGCGGATCGAAGAGCTGCCGATCATCGCGCTGACTGCCGATGCATTTGCAGAGGATGTCAGAAAGGCGAGTCTGGCAGGCATGAACGGACATCTGTCAAAACCTGTGTCGATGGAGCAGCTGAAAAAAATACTATCCAACTGTACCGCGTGGAGACTCAGGAATGACAAAGCGTCCGGAATCGGCATGAAAACGGAAAAAAGGAAATAA
- a CDS encoding SIR2 family NAD-dependent protein deacylase, whose protein sequence is MEHGEKVKQKINEADAVVIGGGSGLSAAAGYTYSGERFQRNFAEFIARYGLKDMYSAGFYPFPTKEEKWAYWSRHICCNRYDQEQNDLYMSIRALVEGRDHFVITTNVDHQFQAAGFDEERIFATQGDYGLFQCAKACHDKLYDNEEQVREMVKRQRDCRIPSSLIPKCPVCGGDMEVHLRCDGYFVEDSAWHEALNRYEEFIGKNRGNKILFLELGVGMNTPGIIKYPFWQMTADYEQAFYICLNKGQAWAPQEITEKALCIDADIADVVKSLQSAGSSHGEAVL, encoded by the coding sequence ATGGAACATGGAGAAAAGGTAAAGCAAAAGATAAACGAAGCGGATGCAGTAGTGATAGGAGGAGGGAGCGGACTCTCCGCGGCGGCGGGATATACGTATTCGGGAGAGCGTTTTCAGAGAAATTTTGCAGAGTTTATAGCCAGATACGGCCTGAAAGATATGTACAGCGCAGGCTTCTATCCATTTCCGACAAAGGAAGAAAAGTGGGCCTACTGGAGCCGCCATATCTGCTGCAACCGGTATGACCAGGAGCAGAATGATCTGTATATGAGTATACGCGCGCTTGTGGAGGGCAGGGATCATTTTGTGATCACAACGAATGTGGACCATCAGTTTCAGGCTGCGGGATTTGATGAAGAACGGATCTTTGCCACCCAGGGAGACTACGGCCTGTTTCAGTGCGCAAAGGCCTGCCATGATAAGCTATATGACAATGAGGAGCAGGTAAGAGAAATGGTGAAGCGGCAGAGAGACTGCAGGATCCCCTCCTCCCTGATCCCAAAATGTCCGGTATGCGGCGGAGATATGGAAGTACATCTGAGATGCGACGGTTATTTCGTGGAGGATAGCGCATGGCATGAAGCACTTAACAGGTATGAGGAGTTTATCGGAAAAAACAGAGGGAATAAGATCCTGTTCCTGGAACTTGGAGTCGGGATGAACACACCGGGGATCATCAAGTATCCGTTCTGGCAGATGACGGCAGACTATGAACAGGCATTTTATATCTGCCTGAACAAAGGCCAGGCGTGGGCGCCGCAGGAGATCACGGAAAAAGCGCTGTGCATAGACGCAGATATAGCAGATGTGGTGAAAAGCCTGCAGTCGGCCGGATCATCACACGGGGAGGCAGTGTTATGA
- a CDS encoding glycine betaine ABC transporter substrate-binding protein, translating to MQNIWNMLAGRREFFAKLLLEHLEISLIAILIAIMFGGLSGILISEYERASRPTLGVIGFLYTIPSISMLGFLIPFSGVGNVTAVIALTVYALLPMVRATHTGITNVDAGILEAAKGMGSTRFQMLYKIKIPLAMPVIMSGIRNMVTMTIALAGIASFIGAGGLGVAIYRGITTNNTAMTMAGSLLIAVLALVVDFILGIAEKSMQRTRGKAKRKNRTVKVTAAVLCLALIVAGALNFHKKDTIQIATKPMTEQYILGEMLSLLIEQDTGLETEVTQGVGGGTSNIQPAMEKGEFDIYPEYTGTGWNMVLKKNGLYTEDLFEDMEKEYKDKYGMQWEGMYGFNNTYGLAVRKETARQYGLKTYSDLQKVADKLTFGAEYDFFEREDGYDALCDAYGFRFGNTMDLDIGLKYQAVNQGKIDAVIIFTTDGQLSTSDVTVLEDDLQFYPSYMCGNVVRSEVLKEHPQLQDVFDKVAGILTDARMAELNNKVEAEGMEPADVAKQFLKESGLLR from the coding sequence ATGCAGAATATATGGAATATGCTGGCAGGACGCAGAGAATTCTTTGCAAAACTGCTGCTGGAACACCTGGAGATATCACTGATCGCGATCTTGATCGCCATTATGTTCGGCGGACTTTCCGGAATCCTGATCAGCGAATACGAAAGGGCGTCAAGGCCGACGCTTGGAGTGATCGGTTTTCTCTATACGATACCGTCCATTTCCATGCTTGGATTTCTCATACCGTTTTCGGGGGTCGGGAATGTCACAGCGGTCATCGCGCTCACGGTATATGCGCTGCTTCCCATGGTGCGGGCCACCCATACGGGTATCACGAATGTTGACGCCGGTATTCTGGAGGCGGCAAAAGGAATGGGAAGCACGAGATTCCAGATGCTCTATAAGATCAAGATACCGCTGGCCATGCCAGTCATCATGTCGGGTATCCGGAATATGGTCACCATGACGATAGCGCTGGCCGGAATCGCTTCATTTATCGGAGCGGGAGGGCTTGGCGTGGCGATCTACCGCGGCATTACGACGAACAATACGGCTATGACCATGGCGGGAAGTCTCCTGATCGCGGTTCTCGCTCTCGTTGTCGACTTCATTCTCGGAATCGCGGAGAAGAGTATGCAGCGCACTCGGGGAAAGGCAAAGAGAAAAAACAGGACGGTAAAAGTGACGGCGGCCGTACTTTGTCTTGCGCTGATCGTGGCAGGAGCGCTGAACTTTCATAAGAAGGACACGATCCAGATCGCGACCAAGCCGATGACGGAACAGTATATTCTGGGAGAAATGCTCAGTCTTCTGATCGAACAGGATACCGGGCTTGAGACGGAGGTGACCCAGGGAGTGGGCGGCGGCACGTCGAACATCCAGCCTGCAATGGAAAAAGGAGAGTTTGACATTTATCCGGAATATACCGGTACGGGGTGGAATATGGTGCTGAAAAAGAACGGTCTGTATACGGAAGATCTGTTTGAAGATATGGAGAAGGAATACAAAGATAAATACGGCATGCAGTGGGAAGGAATGTACGGGTTCAACAATACGTACGGGCTCGCAGTGAGAAAAGAGACAGCGCGGCAGTATGGTCTGAAGACATATTCTGATCTGCAGAAGGTGGCGGATAAGCTTACGTTTGGAGCAGAGTATGATTTCTTTGAGCGGGAGGACGGATATGACGCGCTCTGTGACGCGTATGGGTTCCGGTTCGGCAATACGATGGATCTGGATATAGGGCTTAAATATCAGGCGGTCAACCAGGGGAAGATCGACGCAGTGATCATCTTTACTACGGACGGACAGCTCAGCACCTCCGACGTGACGGTGCTTGAGGATGATCTGCAGTTCTATCCGTCCTATATGTGCGGCAACGTCGTGCGCTCCGAGGTGTTGAAAGAGCATCCGCAGCTGCAGGATGTGTTTGACAAGGTGGCAGGAATACTCACAGATGCCCGGATGGCCGAGCTTAACAATAAGGTTGAGGCAGAGGGCATGGAGCCGGCGGATGTGGCAAAACAGTTTTTAAAAGAGTCGGGGCTACTCAGGTAG
- a CDS encoding BlaI/MecI/CopY family transcriptional regulator, translating to MTALPQISEAEYEVMKIVWKYAPVSTTEITERLTSATDWSPKTVQTLIKRLVNKGALAYEKQSRVFIYTPLVKESEYVNQESSSFLKRFYNGDITAMLSAYIEDDRLSASDIDALRSLLSKNSAKGGD from the coding sequence ATGACTGCCCTGCCCCAGATATCGGAAGCGGAATACGAAGTGATGAAAATAGTGTGGAAATACGCGCCTGTCAGCACAACAGAAATCACAGAGCGTCTGACTTCCGCCACGGACTGGAGTCCCAAGACTGTACAGACTCTCATCAAACGGCTCGTGAACAAGGGTGCCCTTGCCTACGAAAAGCAGAGCCGTGTTTTCATATATACGCCGCTTGTAAAAGAGAGCGAATATGTGAATCAGGAAAGCAGCTCTTTTCTGAAGCGTTTCTACAACGGCGACATCACTGCCATGCTCTCCGCCTACATTGAGGATGACAGACTGTCGGCATCCGATATAGACGCTCTGCGCTCACTTCTTTCCAAAAATTCCGCAAAAGGAGGCGACTGA
- a CDS encoding 4Fe-4S binding protein — MKAQDCLNILREIRDVAFATVDEKGKPQVRIIDIMLVEEGKLFFCTARGKNFYRELTESGETAVTGMNKSYQMVRLSGKVSRVKEQREKIDRIFEENPAMKDVYPGDSRYILEAFCIEDGELEFFDLGRSPIFRESFVLGKQGRITKGYRITDQCTGCGVCQNICPQQCIRKGTPCEIAQEHCLHCGLCYENCPVRAVERREL, encoded by the coding sequence ATGAAAGCACAGGATTGTCTGAATATATTGAGAGAGATCAGGGACGTTGCGTTTGCGACGGTTGACGAAAAAGGGAAGCCGCAGGTGAGGATAATAGATATAATGCTTGTAGAGGAAGGGAAGCTGTTCTTCTGCACCGCCAGAGGGAAAAATTTTTACCGGGAACTGACGGAATCCGGGGAGACGGCCGTTACAGGCATGAACAAAAGTTATCAGATGGTGAGGCTCAGCGGAAAGGTGAGCAGGGTAAAAGAGCAGCGGGAGAAGATCGACCGCATTTTTGAGGAAAATCCGGCTATGAAAGACGTATATCCCGGAGACAGCAGATACATACTTGAAGCATTCTGTATAGAAGACGGAGAGCTGGAGTTCTTTGATCTGGGGCGGTCGCCGATCTTCCGGGAATCGTTTGTCCTCGGGAAGCAGGGCCGGATCACAAAAGGTTATCGGATCACGGATCAGTGTACCGGGTGCGGTGTCTGCCAAAATATCTGTCCGCAGCAGTGTATCCGCAAAGGGACGCCCTGTGAGATCGCGCAGGAACACTGCCTGCACTGCGGGCTTTGTTATGAGAACTGTCCTGTACGGGCAGTAGAGAGAAGGGAGTTATAA
- a CDS encoding winged helix-turn-helix transcriptional regulator: MLKDIPECPVEMTLKLIGDKWKVLIIRDLLSGTKRFNELMRSVTGITQKVLTGHLRAMEADGLLTRKVYPEVPPRVEYTLTDTGYSLKPILEAMTEWGNSYKTSKTGTAH; the protein is encoded by the coding sequence ATGTTGAAGGATATTCCTGAATGCCCTGTAGAAATGACATTAAAATTGATCGGCGATAAATGGAAGGTGCTGATCATCCGTGACCTTCTGAGCGGTACAAAACGCTTTAATGAACTTATGAGATCCGTCACCGGCATCACCCAGAAGGTTCTTACGGGCCACCTGCGCGCAATGGAAGCGGACGGGCTTTTGACACGCAAAGTCTATCCGGAAGTCCCTCCGCGGGTAGAATACACCCTGACCGACACCGGATACAGCCTGAAGCCGATACTGGAGGCAATGACCGAATGGGGCAACAGTTATAAAACGTCAAAAACAGGCACTGCACATTAA
- a CDS encoding TetR/AcrR family transcriptional regulator, translating to MNKVATSKEAILAASRTIVMEKGISAVSMRSVADACSVAVGSLYNYFPSKADLLSAAVADVWRDIFHLSGDCTACDSFSSCLALLFESIREGCAKYPGFFTFHSVTFTAGDKEKGRLMMQQYFGHIKESLLCVLKNDRMVRPDAFNGSLNAENFVDIIFTLFTSMLLKEQYDYKPVLEIVARCIY from the coding sequence ATGAATAAAGTTGCGACTTCAAAAGAAGCGATCCTTGCAGCGTCCCGCACTATTGTGATGGAAAAGGGAATCTCCGCCGTCAGTATGCGTTCTGTGGCAGACGCCTGCAGCGTCGCGGTCGGCTCCCTGTACAATTACTTTCCGTCCAAAGCAGATCTGCTCAGCGCAGCAGTGGCGGATGTATGGCGCGATATCTTTCATTTGTCCGGCGACTGTACGGCGTGTGATTCTTTCTCATCCTGTCTCGCCCTGCTCTTTGAGAGTATCCGGGAAGGCTGCGCCAAGTATCCGGGATTCTTTACCTTTCACTCGGTAACATTCACCGCGGGAGATAAAGAAAAGGGACGACTCATGATGCAGCAGTATTTCGGACATATAAAGGAAAGCCTGTTGTGTGTCCTGAAGAACGACCGCATGGTACGCCCTGATGCGTTCAACGGCAGCCTGAACGCGGAAAACTTCGTAGATATCATTTTTACGTTATTTACGTCCATGCTCCTGAAAGAGCAGTACGATTATAAACCGGTGCTCGAAATAGTGGCCCGCTGCATATACTGA
- a CDS encoding BlaR1 family beta-lactam sensor/signal transducer produces MFPIIRFLICNLFIAILTGIIFAVRYGFKSQLSARRQYQLWFLLLGLLAVPFLPVQLPGSGRAAAWFTNLGSRSPHALSPAAGSPGAAGRTGAAGWISDFSISVSRNAPSFTETLLFFIWLAGMAVMLLLLIRSYFRLRHIKRSSLPLQNRDILALYGRCLHETHIRRNIPVRSTAFLRSPVITGFLKPCIYLPLHLISNCDPADLRYMLLHELQHYRHKDAAVNYLMNIAAVLYWFNPFVWLALKEMRGDRETACDSAVLEMLETKDYEDYGHTLINFAEKISLIPFPFASGMGGNMKQLKKRILNISSYRPESAWRRMRGICIYCLTALLLLAVVPALSTDAAGEDIYKFDKKGEDISHPDLSSYFNGYDGTFVLYDTAADAWQIYNEEHAALRVPPDSTYKIYNALLGLETGIISPGQTQMGWDGKNYPFEEWNTDQDLNTAMRDSVNWYFQSLDRQAGPSAIKDYLRQIRYGNEDNSHGTDTYWLESSLKISAIEQVQLLKRLYDYDLPADKANINEVKNALFLRQNGEEKLYGKTGTGRVDGHDVNGWFVGWLERTDRTYFFAVNLKGSSGATGALASDTAQAILADIQ; encoded by the coding sequence ATGTTTCCCATCATCCGTTTTCTCATATGTAACTTATTTATCGCCATCCTGACCGGTATCATTTTTGCAGTCAGGTACGGATTCAAAAGCCAGTTGTCTGCCCGCAGGCAGTACCAGCTCTGGTTCCTGCTGCTCGGCCTTCTAGCCGTACCGTTCCTCCCCGTACAGCTGCCCGGATCAGGCCGGGCGGCCGCATGGTTTACAAATCTTGGCAGCCGCTCGCCACACGCTCTCTCTCCAGCAGCCGGCAGCCCCGGGGCGGCCGGCCGGACCGGCGCTGCCGGCTGGATCAGCGATTTTAGCATTTCTGTGAGCAGAAATGCCCCTTCGTTCACTGAGACGCTTTTGTTCTTTATCTGGCTGGCAGGCATGGCGGTCATGCTTTTGCTGCTCATCAGGTCGTATTTCCGTCTGAGACATATAAAACGTTCCTCCCTGCCGCTTCAGAACCGTGACATTCTCGCACTCTACGGCAGATGTCTCCACGAGACGCATATCCGCAGAAACATCCCTGTCCGCAGCACGGCCTTTTTAAGATCGCCTGTCATAACAGGCTTCTTAAAGCCGTGCATCTATCTTCCTCTTCACCTTATCTCCAACTGTGACCCGGCAGACTTGCGCTACATGCTGCTTCATGAACTCCAGCACTACAGACACAAGGACGCGGCCGTGAACTATCTCATGAACATCGCCGCTGTACTATACTGGTTCAACCCGTTTGTCTGGCTTGCCTTAAAGGAGATGCGAGGCGACCGGGAGACTGCCTGTGATTCCGCCGTGCTCGAGATGCTGGAGACAAAAGACTATGAGGATTACGGCCATACGCTTATCAACTTTGCGGAGAAGATATCTCTTATTCCGTTCCCGTTTGCCTCCGGCATGGGCGGCAATATGAAACAGCTGAAAAAAAGAATTCTGAACATCTCTTCCTACCGTCCGGAATCTGCCTGGAGGCGGATGCGCGGCATATGCATCTACTGTCTTACAGCGCTGCTTCTCCTGGCGGTCGTCCCTGCGCTCTCTACAGACGCGGCCGGGGAAGATATTTATAAATTTGACAAAAAAGGAGAAGACATATCACATCCCGATCTTTCTTCGTATTTCAACGGATATGATGGTACTTTCGTGCTCTATGACACAGCGGCAGACGCATGGCAGATATATAATGAAGAACATGCTGCTCTCCGTGTGCCGCCAGACTCAACGTATAAAATCTACAACGCCCTGCTCGGCCTTGAAACCGGCATAATCTCTCCCGGACAGACGCAGATGGGATGGGACGGCAAAAACTACCCCTTTGAAGAATGGAACACAGACCAGGATCTAAACACAGCCATGCGCGATTCCGTAAACTGGTACTTCCAGTCTCTGGACAGACAGGCCGGACCTTCGGCGATAAAAGATTATCTGCGGCAGATCCGCTACGGAAATGAAGATAACAGCCACGGAACAGATACCTACTGGCTGGAATCGTCCCTGAAGATCTCCGCCATAGAGCAGGTACAGCTTTTGAAGCGGCTTTATGATTATGACCTGCCGGCTGACAAAGCGAATATAAACGAAGTGAAGAACGCTCTTTTCCTTCGGCAGAATGGAGAAGAAAAGCTGTACGGAAAGACGGGGACCGGACGTGTAGACGGCCATGATGTGAACGGCTGGTTTGTCGGATGGCTTGAGCGCACTGACCGTACGTATTTCTTCGCCGTGAATCTTAAAGGGAGTTCAGGAGCCACCGGAGCTTTAGCTTCCGACACGGCGCAGGCCATACTGGCGGACATACAATGA
- a CDS encoding NAD(P)H-dependent oxidoreductase translates to MRVLFVDCCTKEGGASKTRQLCRIFLDEVKRLHPEYEVETLVLKEKKLVPLEEADIVRRNALIRAGETGDCMFDHARQFADAERIVAAAPYWDLSFPSMLKVYIEHIFVNGIAFAYEGPRAVGRCIAEKFMYIQTAGGFVGENEPGSMYLKAVCKMLGIPEFQYICAEGMDIQEIDREQQWRTAVEETVKAAQQW, encoded by the coding sequence GTGAGAGTATTATTTGTAGACTGCTGTACGAAAGAAGGCGGAGCGTCGAAGACAAGGCAGCTTTGCCGGATTTTTTTAGATGAGGTGAAAAGGCTTCATCCGGAATATGAAGTGGAGACACTCGTTTTGAAAGAAAAGAAGCTGGTTCCCCTCGAGGAGGCAGATATCGTGCGCCGGAACGCCCTTATCCGGGCAGGGGAGACCGGAGATTGTATGTTCGATCATGCCCGGCAGTTTGCGGACGCAGAAAGGATCGTCGCAGCCGCGCCGTACTGGGATCTTTCGTTTCCTTCCATGTTAAAGGTATATATAGAGCATATATTTGTAAATGGCATCGCTTTTGCCTATGAGGGTCCAAGAGCAGTTGGCAGATGCATCGCGGAGAAGTTTATGTATATACAGACTGCCGGCGGGTTTGTCGGAGAAAATGAACCTGGAAGCATGTATTTGAAAGCCGTCTGCAAAATGCTCGGTATTCCTGAATTTCAGTATATTTGCGCGGAGGGCATGGATATACAGGAGATCGACAGGGAACAGCAGTGGCGCACCGCTGTGGAAGAAACCGTAAAAGCGGCACAGCAGTGGTAG
- a CDS encoding ABC transporter ATP-binding protein, translating to MSRAIEYRDIKKIYGDRAIIEGFSIGIEQGEFVTIIGSSGCGKTTILKMVNGLVEPSGGTVIVNGRDIRNENMIELRRNIGYAIQGSVLFPHMTVEQNISYVPNLLNKKNKKKTKDAVSKWMGIVGLEEELRGRYPQELSGGQQQRVGIARALAASPDILLMDEPFGAVDEITRGQLQTELKRIHQKTGITILFVTHDISEALNLGTKVLVMDQGKIQQYGTPEELLYSPETEFVGRLVEKERPGR from the coding sequence ATGAGCAGAGCGATAGAATACCGGGATATAAAGAAAATATATGGAGACAGGGCGATCATTGAAGGATTCAGCATTGGGATCGAACAGGGAGAGTTTGTCACGATCATAGGTTCTTCGGGGTGCGGCAAGACGACGATACTTAAGATGGTCAACGGACTTGTGGAACCGAGCGGCGGAACAGTCATTGTGAACGGCAGGGACATCCGGAACGAGAATATGATCGAACTGCGCAGAAATATCGGTTACGCGATCCAGGGAAGTGTCCTGTTCCCCCACATGACAGTGGAGCAGAATATTTCCTATGTGCCGAATCTGCTGAATAAAAAGAACAAAAAGAAGACAAAGGATGCAGTGAGCAAGTGGATGGGAATCGTCGGCCTGGAGGAAGAACTTAGGGGGCGGTACCCGCAGGAACTGTCCGGGGGACAGCAGCAGCGGGTCGGCATCGCCAGGGCGCTTGCGGCGTCTCCTGATATTCTGCTGATGGATGAGCCGTTCGGAGCAGTGGACGAGATAACGAGGGGTCAGCTGCAGACAGAGCTTAAGCGGATCCATCAGAAGACCGGGATCACCATACTTTTTGTGACACATGATATATCGGAAGCATTGAACCTCGGCACAAAAGTTCTTGTGATGGACCAGGGAAAGATACAGCAGTACGGTACGCCCGAAGAACTGCTTTACAGCCCGGAGACAGAGTTTGTCGGCAGGCTTGTGGAGAAAGAGCGGCCGGGCCGGTGA